One Thermoanaerobacter kivui genomic window, TTTTCTCCTGTTGTTGTCATTACCAGTTTTCTATGCTTTACTCCTTTTGTTCTAATTATTTCATCAGCAATTTTTGTGATTTCTTTGGCAGTGCCTTTTACTACCATTACTTCAAGACAGTTGTGTTTACCCAAGTGTACGTGTATTGTTGAGATTATGTTTTGATAGTACTTGTGTTGCATGTCTGTCAGTTTGTCACTTACTTCTCTCACTTCATGATTAAAAACATATGTAATTTGTTCCGATAGTTTCTACATCTTCTGCTTCCCACTGATTTACCACTATGAAATCCCTTCTTAAATCTCTTATGGCTTCAGACCTGTTGTTGTAATTTCTTTACTTTATCAATTCGTCCAATTGATAAAGATGTTTTGATTCCATTGAGACTCCGAGACGAATTATTTCCTCCAGATTTGTCACCTCTCTAAAATAGTGTTATCTTTCTAAAAATTATAGCACTATTTTGTACCACAGTCAACCAAAAATTAATTTTAGTTTAATATTCAATTAATGTTGCTTTAATGTTGGGGTTATAAAATAAACTTGAAAGTTGATGGTAAACATCAACTAAAATAAAAGAAAGGGTGGTTCAAATGAACAAAAAATTAATGGCTTATGTTGTTACAGGGGCAATGGCTATAGGATTACTAGGAGGAGCATCTTATCAAGGAATTGCGAAGGCTCAAACAAATGCTCCTGCTCCTTCAGCTGTGACATCTACTGCTACGATGCAATCTAACAAACAAAACATAAACGAGCAACAACCGATGTATCAGGGCACAATAAAAGTTGCAAATCCTCAAGATAATGCAATAGACAATGAAAAGAATGTAAAAGACAATGAAGCTCAGGATAATGCACAATTAGCTTCTCTTGCTAAAATAACTCCAGATCAAGCAAAGGCAGCAGCATTGAAAGTTGTACCAGGTACAGTGACAAAAGTAAGTCTTGACAACGAAAATGGATATCTTGTATACAGCGTGGACATAAAGACAAATACAGGTTTAGTTGAGGTAAAAGTTGATGCAGGAAATGGTACAGTATTAGCGCAAGACAAAGGTCAAGACAATGAAAAGCATGAAAAAGAAAAGGTAAGCGAAGTTAAAAAAGCAAATGCTCCTGACAACGACACTGTACAACTTGAACAGCAAGGAAAAAACTAAGAAAAGGGGCGTTTTGCCTCTTTTCTTAGTTGAATATGTTAACGATTTAATATGTAATGAAACATATAAAGGGGAGAGCTTGCCA contains:
- a CDS encoding PepSY domain-containing protein, translated to MNKKLMAYVVTGAMAIGLLGGASYQGIAKAQTNAPAPSAVTSTATMQSNKQNINEQQPMYQGTIKVANPQDNAIDNEKNVKDNEAQDNAQLASLAKITPDQAKAAALKVVPGTVTKVSLDNENGYLVYSVDIKTNTGLVEVKVDAGNGTVLAQDKGQDNEKHEKEKVSEVKKANAPDNDTVQLEQQGKN